The Primulina huaijiensis isolate GDHJ02 chromosome 6, ASM1229523v2, whole genome shotgun sequence genomic sequence GATAACGGtataactcaaattttttatacaataCATCAACACAAATGTCACGTTTCGATTACTTTCTTATCATACTAATTATTATAGAAacatatgatgatatgaaaacattttaaaaaataaagtaagTGGTGTACaatttgttatcaaggagtaGATGGTGTGTTAAATGTGTCAATTAGAACTGCCTTCTCGGGCTCAGAAAGTTGGCCAACATCCAGAATGTTCAGTTTCgtaatcatatttaaaatatgttgtACATAAAATTGATTAGTTGATTATGTATTCATGTAATATTCTTAtctatattttgaatatatgaaatataaattaaaatattttactttgTCCTAGTAATtacttagaaaaaaaatatataaatcaaactGAGATATCTCTGAGATAGTAATAAAAAATGTATTCTGacttagtattttattttttataattatttgttactatttttattttaggaaaaagggaaaaagaaaaagaaaagagaaagaaTGTTCACAGTATATTTAACTCACATTGAGGAACTAGTAATGTTACACCTAACTCTGTGAGAATTGATTTCCAATAAATGCACCTCCCGAGAGGCAATTTTCAACTCATATCAGATTTCCTATGGTAAAAATGATACTCCAGCCTCCACTatgtttttcttgaaaaattatcaaatCGTATGTAGTAACAAtgtaaatcaaattttttaaaccacACAACAATACACACGCCACGTTTCGATTACTCTATTCATCAAGTGCAATTATTGCATCCAACAATCTTTCTCTTAATAATTACAAtttttgcaatcaatgagaatcgaacctgTGACATTGTATTTGATACCAATTTTAGGGCTGAGCGcttgtcgttttatcaaaatttatagttGCTGATAACGgtgcaaatcaaatcttttaaactataCAGCATCACAAACGAcacgtttcgattgttttaCTCAGTATGGACAATTATTACATCCAACaacttatatataattttaaattttaaaaaatgtttattataaataaatacactaaaataatatttccagatataaatagaacaaaatattatGTGTCAATcatcaagaaaaatattaaataacttTAGTTTCATCAAAATGCTTTAATCCTTAATCCTCCTTGAGGTTCTTCCATATTGGTGGTAGGCTGTTTTTCCTAGTTTGGGCCAACATATTATTATAGTATGGGCCTTGACATTGacattttgaatttaaaaaaactgGATgagtaaattataaatttaaataaaattattatttttattatatttactgattatgttttattcttttttttttttacaggagAAATTCTGAAGTTTTAATTGAAGAATAAGTTTCCAACTGAATTTATTTTACACAATATTTGGTACGATATAAAATTTTTGCCTTTtcgatatgaaaattttaaaaattattttttttaaaaaaataaaatttttatttgattttaaaagttttatatattaattatttaaataatttgtcaatatgtgtgtgtgtacatAATTTTCTGGTCTGAACTAGTCAGGCCGATTTAACAGTTTTTAAAGGACTGACCGGTTCGATTATAAAAACACTATTATATAATtgcatatatattaaattttaaaattgaattcgATTTCAACTTAAGAAAGTAAATNATCTATGTATGTGATATAGGTCAATCCGatctatatttataatgaaaagtTACATTTtcgacataaaaattaatactttttacgGATCGAATCAAATCGCagattcatctcacaaaattgaacaGTGAGACGTCTTCATATgagtttatgtgtttttttatattataatagttAACTTTCGAATAAAACAGTAGGAATATAATATGAGTATGTCTCTTATAAGATGATTTTAcagatatttatttatgagacaGGTTAGCTAtgcttatatttacaataaaaagtaatatttttggcataaaaggtaataatttttttttttatgagtgacCTAAATAGAAGATCCGTCGAACAAGAGTTTTGTGATATAATATATGGATAATGTttggaataaataaaaataaaaatctatacTTTTTTGAAAAACTGTACTAAAGAatgttctaaaatattttgttcacTAAAATTGGACTGTATGGAAAGAAAAcgattatcaaaaaaattatattttttattattaaaattaaaatgttcaAGTGGTTTTGTTTAGCATAAATGTTCGAGTAACTTGCCACAAAAGCTTTTGTAGCAAAGGTACATGATTTTTGTTTCATATTGGGGTCCTGTTTTCTCTCCTCGGCGCCGCCAGCCCTCTCCGTTGTAGATCCGACCGCTCAACCAGACAGAACCGCCGCGGGGCCGCCAGTTAATTGACATTCGGATAACTTCTTCGCTCTTTCTTTGGTAGCTAGTCGCGCTcgttttcctttttcttttgatcTCTATTTAACTCAACATATTTTTTGTTATGTCTAAGAGATGCAGTCTCAGctcttttattctttttttcttctaattCTTGCTCTCAGTAGTGTTGACAGTTAGTGGCATGCTTTGAAATTATTGGAACGTTGCATATGTTTACCTGTTTCAGTATATGAGGCCAAATTGTTTTATTTAGAACAATTTTTGAGTAATTTATGATGTCTCAGCTCAAAAACGTGATTTTGCATTAAGGAGAACTAATATGCTTTTGTTTGCGGTTTCTTGTTTGCAAATACCAATTGTAGGTGTATTGGTATTGCTATTTTGCTGACCAAATTCTAAACCTAACTTTGTTTGAAGCTGTGATAATTAGCTTCAGCTTTTTACTAATTCAATCAACATGTTCTGACTGTTTCTCAAGTGTAAAATTATGAAGAGATGTTGGTTATTTTGTTTGAATATGCTAAATTCGATTGTTTTTCATTCTTATTTGTTTTCCATGTGTTTGTTTTCCTCCGAATGTTCCATAAACTCTTAGTTATTACCTACTGATGCAATTTTGCCAATATTACAATCTTGAGAAAGCTTTCCTGTAAACATATCTATTTTATATTCCCATTCTCATGTACAGACAGTGTCATAAAAAGTAGTTGCTCCTTTAGGCTGCATGGTTTTACATAATTAAGGAAAAATCTTATCTGAGTCGAAGTTTGTATTGAAGTTGTTTGGTTATAATAACTTAAGTTTTCAGCATctaataattatatcaaaaaCAGATGCTGAGTGGAATCGTAAACTTACACAATTTTTGTATCagttaacatttactttatgaaTTTGGCGTATGTCAAATATTATGCAAACTGTATACATGGATTCAAATATTCCAGAATTTCGAACTGCTTGAAAAATGCTTTTGTGATGTTACTCCTTAATACCGTACTTTTGATAATGTTGCACCTTTAGCGACCAATAAGATGACTTTGCTTggattattttagttttttcatgaatattttgattgaaaacTAGATTACGTAGGTAAAGCACTTCAATTTACTCGTGCTACAACTTATTATTCACTTATTTTTAGTTGTACCTTgaatgatttgattttataCTGTGGCTCTGATTCTGAAAACTTGATGGTTCCTTTGCACCTGAGCTAATTTTGGCATATGACTGTTTCTCAAAGCTCACACCATAAAACTTGCTTATGTCAAATTAAATGATATCTTGGTTGCAGGATTCGATAGAAGAGATGGATGATGTGATAACAGATATCCCACCACCATCGAGATTTTTGTTGGAAGATCTCAACAACTTCACACCACCGCCACCTCCATTGCCATCTCCGTTTCTGGTGTTCTCATCTACCGATTCCAAGTGTAGCTATTCTCCTTCACTCCTAATAATCGCCAAATCTTCCCCATCCATTCACTTTTTACACCACCTGTCCTCCAAAACTCTTATTGGGGCACTTGTTCTCCCTGAGATCCCTTGCGCTGGAAACTCTCTTGAACCCTCACTTAAAGACAaatcatgcaacatatattCCCTCAATGATGATGATAAGTTGATTATGATCGTCTTGGTTCAGTTTGCTGTTTCTTCAGAGAGATCTCACACAGTAGCAAAGTTGATCATGGGTGAAAAAATCATACCTCAGAGAGTTTTGATTTTAGATTCTATTAAAAGCCCTAACTTCCGAGGTAAGCTTTCATTCGATGAGGCATGTGCCTTCAAGTTGGAAACATCAttggaaagaaaaaattctGAGGCGGGAGATTCATCTCTAATAAAAGGTTTAGATTACTACCCATCAGGAAGTGTGGTGGATGGTTTGGCTGCTGCTCTGTTGGGTCGATGTCAGTTGAAGAAGATCCCAGGGACTTTGTGCGTGTCATGGCCTGATTTAGGCATTCAGGTGATGTCATTGGTGAAATCTATACTAGTTAAGAATGCTTTAACTGGCATAACTTGCAGTAGTAGCAAGGATTATGAGGATGGATATGTAAGGTTGAGCCGTCGGAAGGATGTTCTCGATTCTGAGTTATATACATGATCGACTTGTTCTAGATGCCATCTCCTCAGGTCACACACAAGTAACACAATTCCACATTTGCTCCCTTTTCTTTCTCTGTCTCTCTTTCTACCCTTCTCTTGGGGCTTTATCTTTTGTAATTCTACTGTTGCTCATCAATCCATCATAATTACCAATTTCTTAAACTTTGGGacgtaaaattaattttaagagttgaaacttttattttctagagaagttatatttgaaatttgaaatttgaaatttggatgTGTAGTTTTTTTCATTTGCGCTTCCATTACTCATGAATgtattcattttaaaatgtgaataattGAAACACGTCATTTGATACATGCATAGTTAAAATGGTCGGCGTGTGCAATCCCCTATAGCTCAATTTCTCACGGTTTTCAATATGCATACATATGAGTGTTTACAAACTGTAAGATCAAACAAAATGGTATAGTTTGGATCGATTTTCAGTCAATTGTAGTTTGAATTAGATTTAAAATTATTCAAATCGAAAAACGTGGTTTGATTCAGatttttgataaatataaatcGAATCAAACTAATCTAATCGATTACATTAACACAAATTGTCATGTAGTAAAATTTGTTAATGTAATGTAATTTATCAAGGATATAATTTATCATGGATATAAAAATattctatttgatttttattttgtactATACAATTAGTGAGTTTTGTAAACAATCCAATTACtttgagaatttatttattatagatTTTAGCTCAGATAAAACATAACCACAAACcttaaaattttagttatttttataagtgGTAAAATTATGTAAATTGCATAGTCTTTTAATTTATGACAGTTAACATAATAATTCATGCTCATAAGATATTTATTCAACTTCTATCAAGTGTCAATTCctatttaaaattacaatatctcatacattaatttaataaaaaaaattcaaaaataaaaattattcaaccAAACAGAAATTCATGATTTGATTTAGATATATATTGTGGTTTGGCTTggtttgatttgaaattttttaaaagtaattaaatatgtcttaatttgaatttttatctaAACCCGAAGCAATTAAACTGTAATTGAACATCCTGATTGTATAGTGCATGCTTTTTAATATTTACAATATTTacataactatttttttttaaaaaaaaacaattattttaatcaTGAGAAAAGTAGAAAATTCTGGATTGGCAAACAAATAGCTCACGTGATCTGACTTTTCTACAACTCTAAAATGGATAAATGAAGAATATCTGATGTCACtaatttatatttgatattaaaaaaatacaaaaaactaTTCACACAATTTAATGTCATATTGTTTTAATTTTCAGGTGCAACATGCTACTATAATAAAGTTTGAGACTTTGAGCATCTATAAATGCCTATCGAATTTTTGtacatttataataaaaaaagaaaaaaagaagaagaagtttaatttgtgaaaaaaattgaaaaatttagGCCACACTggaatattatttatattgagAGAACATGTAACCTTATATGATATAATACTGCATTATCGAATCAATTTCAAGTTTGTTATATCGTCAATTTTCTAAGTCCGTCTTTAAGCCTAAGTATGACGAGAGATATGATTTATGTGACACATTTATTTCACACGAGTTAAAAATCAAAGTTTGCATTATTTTACAAGAGTTTACCATAGATTGTTTTTAGCAACTTGAGTTAACTATTTTCATAAAACGTGGTCAGATACAAAGTAGCTATTAAAAGAGCTTATTGTGCAGTCTCGTTGGCGTGAGCTTGGGCCCGGACATGACACAATGATATCAGAGACGGTCACCAGCAAAAACTTCGACAGATAAGTGCTATGTGG encodes the following:
- the LOC140978667 gene encoding uncharacterized protein yields the protein MDDVITDIPPPSRFLLEDLNNFTPPPPPLPSPFLVFSSTDSKCSYSPSLLIIAKSSPSIHFLHHLSSKTLIGALVLPEIPCAGNSLEPSLKDKSCNIYSLNDDDKLIMIVLVQFAVSSERSHTVAKLIMGEKIIPQRVLILDSIKSPNFRGKLSFDEACAFKLETSLERKNSEAGDSSLIKGLDYYPSGSVVDGLAAALLGRCQLKKIPGTLCVSWPDLGIQVMSLVKSILVKNALTGITCSSSKDYEDGYVRLSRRKDVLDSELYT